GACAACTACAGTTTTTCACTGTACATACTTGCGCAAGTATTACATTAAGGAgggcttgaaaaatgactttaagTAGGAACTTACTGTCAGATTTCTCTGAAAACTGTTGCATGAGCATGCTCCGTGTcgcacaacaacacacaaaacatcagaCATCAGTGGATTCACATACAGACGAACGCAGTGAATTTCAATGCGTTTGACGTCTCTGCTCATCAGAATCTGcactgaactgaagtgaaacCTGCGTGGAAGTAAAGCTGCACATGAGGGGAGTTTACAGAATGGGAAATCACCTATAAACAGACTATTTTAATGTGAAGGATTGTGGAAAGACAGttgtttaaaatatgtaaaatgtataataatgGGCTCAGTCTGCACCTGTAGCTCGAGCACAGATGGCTGTCTGGAGTTCTGTTCACTCGTCTCCTGTTGCTCTGAAAACTCACATATCAGCTGACTGTTGCACCTGATCGACGTTCAACGTAATATGACACAAATTTTCACCAGGAGTCTCTGAGGTTTTGTTTCActaatgtttgcatgtttgcagTAAAATTCTGACCTGAATTTGGTTCCTGATGTTTTGCATTGATGGAATGCCAACCCAGGTGGAAATACAAGAGGGAGGGACACACACTGGGTTCagaaatttcagtttcattttgaatgagtgtgtgtcaaacactgaaaaagagTACTGAGTAATAGCCATGAAAAGGGAATCCTATTTTCTCATATGAAAACACCCCCAGTGCAACACAGACAATATATTTTCATAACAGAGTGAGGGAAACACACTTGGCAACTGCCTACaaggaagacaaaaaaaactacacatGGAGCttctaaatgtgaaaaaaggacTTGTTGCTCACCACTAAATTCCAAGAAGGAGAAGTGAATAAATTTAATGGCTTTTATTCTTTACTATGATGCAGTACATTGGCAGTAAAACAGTGGGTCTGAATAAAACAATGACTGAGCTTTAAGTGGTGACTTCCAGTTTTATGGGATGTTATTGGATAAACAGAGCAGGAATCGTGGCTCTTGTTTGTACATAGTCGTCTATATTTCAGGACAACGCAGCAGGACGATGATCCTAACCATACACACCAGGCAAACAAGGAGTTTTTATGGCCAGACACGGGACTTTTATTTACTGGCCAAGTCAGTCATCCAAACTAAATCCCACTGAGCAAACCGAAGGCAAAAATCCCCCAAAACAAGCAAGATGAGAAGATCATTGCTGTGTAGTTTTGGCATCAGCATCGCCAAATGAGAAATGCCTGCTGATATCTGGGAGTCGCAGACTTCAGCCGCACACTACAAATATCAAATgatcactttatttttcttttcttttttttcttattctaatttgtcaaatacattttaGGCCTCTAAAATTGTGGGATCATGTATTAAAAAAACTATTACTATTCCAAATTAAAGCAGAGCATCAACATTTGAACCTCACAgttattcttttatttcaccTCCAACATGCTCAAGTATGgagcaacaaaaaatgtgtctctgtcataCTATATGGACCACACTGTACATATATGTCCCCAAACTTAATTTAGTTCACAAGACAGCTTAAACAAACTGATGCTAATTCAAAtatacagacaaaacaacacgTCCTCATTAACAGTACAGTACCGCTCAATGTAAGGCTTCAAACGTGACTTAAATAGTGAGCATTCAGACTAGATCAAGTGGTGAATACatggaggagagacaggaggtgAGCTGCCCATGGTGAAAAACTTCAACTATTAAAGCACCTGTGTAGAACATGTCAGGTGCGTTTgctttttattatattatacacGCAGGCGCCACACTGTGCCGACAACGGCAGCAGTAGAATATGTGCTTCTACAACCAAGTTAGATCGTTCATTTTGTTACATGATGaataatgtttgatttgttattaTTTCAAAATTCACCATATTTATGGTGCCCAGGTAAAACGCAAAATCATGTGAGTCACGGGTTGCTGATATGCAGCCTGATATGTTCAGAGACAACACATTTTTAACTCATCTGAAGATGGAAAGACGCTTTCAGACTGAACTATTACCCATGTTTATCTTACTTATCAAGTAGTAGTATTGTGTACAGTTGTTTCTGAAATACAACTTTGAATACTTGATCCTTCGTTTGTTTAATTTCAGACAAACCAGAGACATGACAGCGTTTGGTAAATACTCTAGATTGgcctttttcagttttacctctgGGAATTAATACAGTTATGTAACAGGTTTTTCCTAaaggagacattttgacatgttacagaagaaaaagcacaggtgtaaataacgAACCCACTTATGTTTTAATTCcattcagctgcttcagtttcagggtcttGTTATTGTGcgtgctggctcactgtcatgacttactgggACGCTTGAATGAAACGCAGCCATcgttagtaacacctgtgctgtACTTTACTATGACAAGTTAAAgcatctgctgtgaaaaacacagtttaaataaaataaattaattccCAGAGGTAAAACTAGCGTAATAGCCCGTGcacagtgaccaaaaaaaaaaaaaaaaaaaacagacccaAGTCAGAAAGTTTAAAGCAAACAGGACATGTTGCAGACTTGTTCTGGCTCTAAATTCATTTTACATAAAGCTATAGATTTTCCTCAGTGGCTGACTGGATAAAAGCAGAGCTCTGCCTCATGTAACAACTGATGAAAACAACTGCATTAAACCCCTGCTCTTTAGTATTCTATGCCTGTGCCTCGTGTTTTGAGATATGTAACGATTATATACACTGTATGCTACAGAAAATATGAGgactgtgacaaaaacacatgcatatatGTTATGGAACAGTATATACCACATTAACATATGATGCACATTAAAAGCTATTTGTTCAGTCGAGCCACTGCTGATAAACTCAATAGATGGTAAGCGATACTATAAACCTGTAAACGGTTACTTCAGACATAGTTTAGATCTCATTCACATAAACCAAACAAGGGGTCACGAACATTCTCTTTAAAGCTGCTAAGAAACATAAAGCCATTTATGTGAATAACTACTCTGTGCTCTTCTGAATGATATGTATGGGTAACACAATAGCATTTCCATCATTTGTAATAAATAACATATTGTAAATATGTTGTAATATTTCCAAATTGAACAACTTTGTATGTCAATGACCATTACTTTTAAATGCTTCTCAACCAGAGTgaattattttcaaaaaatttAATTATTGGTCGAACGATCATCTCTCATATTAGGCAGTATGCAGGCCACGATTCTGTTCCCCTTAGCAACAGCTAACATCAACAGTTAACAAGAGCTACATAAAGAGCATAAACGTTTACATCCTCCTGGATTAATGCTTTGTATATTCCCAGAGTTTTGCTCCACAATTAGTTTGTGTGCTACTTGTGTAAGATTAGCAGAGATTAGCAGCAGCCCACCAGTGTTGCAAAATCAGGTAAATGTTGCTGCCGTTATTGCATAAGTTTTGATCTTTAAACTATAAGAGACGGATGAAGAGACAATTCTATTTTAGGCATTTGTTGTTCCATATTTTGAAATATCTCAGTACAACACAAAGAttagttaagtctgaaacaTGGAGGGTCACAGAGGGTCAAATCCACAGATCGAGACTGATTCATTTGGTGAATGATTTAAGGCTAGTGATTAAACAACAAGAAAATTATTCAATAATACTGAATTTGATCCAATTCGTGTGCAATTTTCAACCAAATATTACAAGACACTCAGAAATAACACTGTAAACATTCTGGATGATAATTTCTTGTTATTATTTGTCATCTTTTGTATCATTTTTAGGGCAAAATACAACCAGCACAGAAGAGACCAACAAGACCAAGACAAATAAATCAGCATGTGGCAGAAGacaaagactttttaaaatgtggccTTGGACGAGACCAGGTTTGAGTGCTACAGCCTTGCCCCTCTGTTTCTGTATACGAGAGTGGATCTCCGGCAGCGTCTGTGAGATTTGTCAGTATTTGTAGCGAGCATTTGTGCCATTGTAGACATACGTATTTCTACCCCGAGTtatgtgtctgctctgtgtaaGAAAATCCCTTAAATCGGCTTCTACCAAGAAGAATActgagtatatatatatacagtatgtttgggAGTACTCACATGTGATGTGCTCAGTGCAGCGATGAGTTCAGCTCTGACATTTGGTAGGCTGTATGCACTGCAGGTGTCTCTTTcatactcactcactcactcacacacacacacacacacacacacacacacacacacacacacacacacacacaggaagtcagACAGTACTATGATCCCATCATCTCAGTTATAGTTTAAAGGGATTATATGCTCTAGATGAGGATTAGATTACCATGTAGACATTATAGGAGTTTTGTAAACgtactttttaaaacatgatttgTCAACCTTCATACAACAGCCAATATTTTTTCACACAATACATATGAATATCTATGTATGTATGCGGTTAGTGGtcttgtgttactgtgtgaaacAGGTGTTAACTGTGTATTTCATTATATGTAGGACAACGCATCTGCATTGTACTGCACCAGTTGTGGGGTATTCAGATCTTTGGAACAAATGCAGGTACACTTTAAAGTCTATCATGGTATAAAAGAGTAAAgataatgttttatattatgtACAGCAAAGTCATAAAAATTATAATccttaacatttttattatttcaaagcCCTTTTTTGATAGTACTCATAGTTGGCAAATTTCTTGAAACAGCCATTCAGCATATATGCTTGTAATTACTTCTTGAGATGGTGGTTATTATTGTTACTGGTGGAGTCCGCCTTTCCCGCACTGTTTTCAAATTATCTAAACACAGGGGATTCACAGAAAACACTTTCGTAGCTGATAGAAGCTTCTCTGTTCATTACACCGGGATAGAAATAATTTCCAAATTTTGCAGCAGGGTATACTTGTGGTTTATTGATggaaggaaaaaacataaaacttcaGTACAGTACTCCAATCTTTTCATTTACAAcccacagaaatacagaaaaagaacaTAAACGTGtatcaaataaaaagaaaccaaaggaaaaaatatatttatgttatttaagATGCAAAGCAGTAGATCAGAAGTTGACATTGCTGCATGTATATGCTGGATATACTTGGCCTAACATGTTAATATGCTGCATAAATGTAAGAAATAACAGACTGTTGCTGTTCTCTCTGGCAGTGGAAAGACCCATTTGCATTCAGTTCACTGATTATATTTGGTGAAAAAGCTCAAAGTGCCCACATCattatatttgattttattttcatcaagAGCATTCAAAAGCCCATTTACATTCATGCCATATTCACACTGGGGGTTTTCTTTCActtgctctctttttcttcatctccatttactcctctctttccctccctttctctctctcatccctctcctctcttcttttttcattttcttctttttctctgtctctcctttcttcGATCTGTCTTTCATGTCACTCCTTCAGCAGGGGTTGCAGAGGGAGGGCTGATGGCCTCCCTTTCTGACGCCCTTGCTGTGgttttgctgcagctgtttggctgtgataaagagaggaaagaggagaagttTTCACACTAATTACAACACAATAATGAAGTGCTCGGTAAAAGGCACAGTAAAATTGAAGGTCAAACAGTCATTAATATAAAGTGAATAGAGTCTATTAGAAAGCATCTGTAAAGTGAACAGAGATTACTGGAGAGGGAgtaaagggatttttttttactagatAGAAGGAAGTTAAGAACATTTACTGGTTACACTGGCAGTACTGCCTGGGTCTCTGTGCCTGCCGGCCGTTCTTCATCAAGTGTAAGTTTCtctacagtggaaaaaaaacaaacaaaaaaacaacacattatacatttttttttttttttgccacagcaACCCACGCTCCTTCATCCCACTCACTGATATCAATCAACAAAGTAGCATATGAAGATTCCCTAGATGATTTGCTTCACTTGCCTTCCTTCTTCTGATCCTCTTGTACAAAACAATGACACTGACCATCAGGAGAACCACAACCAGGCAACCAGCTCCAATTGCAACCCACATCCACCAGTGGGCAACACCGGAGTCAGCACAGCTTGGTTGAGCTAAGAAAACAGATAATGAATCAGTGACATAAGAACCACTTTCAGGAACACATGGTCGCTTTTAGAGGGTttacacaacagtaaaaaaacacaagcaattaCCACAGATGGTGGAGTTTATCTTTTTTCCATTGACTTTTGAGCTTTGTTTAGGGGCTGGTGTAGTTTTGGTTGCAGGCtctgaaagcaaaaacacaatacacatcGTTTTTCCTGTTGACCAAATGTGTGGCTTTTGTAGTGGTAAAAAACCTATGCCAGGTCTTGGATAGAAGCTGGTATCATACCTGTAACTTTGATTTCTAGTTGTGTACTGAACGTCTCCCCACCATGAGAAAACTGACACTTCCAGGTCCCTGCATCTGTAAGGGCTACATTTTCAAGCTGGGCTGTTCTTGACCGTACATTTTTATCTACCCCAATCCATTGCACTGTTTTCACTGAGTCCGGGTTCAGTCCCTCTATCTCACATAGTAGCGTAGCATTGCTGCCCACCTTGAGCTCTGCAGGGGGGCTGACCGAGACTGACACAGAGTGAGAcaacagacaggagagaagataCAGTAAGAAtcacaaagaaagacaagacTAACAGATggtaaaatgtattaaatcatGAACTTAACCATCAACTCCATCAGTTTTAGATCTTACATCAGTTTAAACATCATAAAAACGACTTCTCAGCTCAGAAAAAAGTTAGTATAGAGCTCTCTAAGGTTTAAGGAATAACCCTGATGATTTCTTGGCTTGGGTTCGGTGACTACAAATTTTCAGCAATATAGTATTTTTCCAGCTTAGAAGGCTCTAACAAAGGATGTTATTAATTTGTagtatgggaaatgtaggatcctCAGTTTTTGGAGTTTGAGCCATATTAAACACTAAAATCAGGAtattttgactttgattttgaTCATTGTTTGACACCCCTGACTTTATGAGGTTGCGATTTTAAACACTGGAATACCCCTTAAAGTAAGTAAACTCTTTGTTTGATGGATCAGAACCTttgcacatttttaatttttcttccctctcctgaTTCATAGACTACCTTCAAATactggtattttttaaaatttattattAATCTAATTGGGATTGCTctcttaaaacaacacaattaaTGCCATCCAGGACACAAGTATTTACAAGTATTTATGTCTCCTTCTTTTGTCCAATCAACAACCGTAATCGTACTAATGAGGTAAACCCCAATGCAATGCCGCAAACAGTTTGCAAATACAACATTCTTTGGATCTGCTGCTGACCTGAGCCCACAAGAAGTGTGTGCACTTGAGGATTCCCATCTGCAGTGCAAGTGAACGTTCCGGCATCTTCTTTCCTCACTGGAAAGATGTCCAGATCTGTGTCCCCCCTCCTCTTTGACCTTGTCTGAACAGCAGCTTTGCCTAATGCAGAGAATATGTGTAATCAGCAACAgttatgattttaaaatgatatcTTGTGctattatgtgtttttatggctACCGTGGCGAGGGAAGCCCTttttatcaacaaaaacaatccTGTCATCTCCTTGACGCCATTCCAGGCTGTTTTTGAAGGACACGGCCCCACACTCCAAGGTGGCACGCTGCCCGACTGTTGTGAAGATCACTTTGCCTGCAGCAGAGAGTGCACCCAGCACTGAAGAGAGAGGATAACATACATGACACACACTTTGTTTAGTTTCACAGGAGGATACCACAAACCCTGTATATGAAGTCAAGGACAAGTTGATGATATTGCAATATATTCTTATTACTTTGTATCAGAGactcatacagtaaatatgaaaataaagtaCAATTTATCAGGTTGAATTTAGGGAATTTAGGATGTGTAAAACACAACTATAGCTATTTTTCctggtaaatttaaaaaaagtctgcTAAGTATAAGGAACATATTTTGATGTAGGTGACTAGAAACTCACCACCCTTCAATTCAAAAGATTATTTGCAGTGTTTTCCAGACATAAAACTCACCAAACCACAAGCACACGATGATCTTCATTCTGAATGTTGGATCTAAAATTTACAGACACAAATGAACATTTCTGTCAAGACTATATCattaaagaatttaaaaaacacacacacacaaatttaacACAGTGGCTCGTGGTCTGAAAAGTATTTTATAGAAATACCACACACAGCTTCTGTTTGAGATGAGCTCTTTGCTATGAAACATGCGATACCTAACCACCAAGCTACCTCCTAACTTCCTTCCTCTATCTGTCGTATTATAAACTTAAAACTTgcttacatgtttttttttttaaactgaaacaaatgtcGCAGGGAAAATTCCAACAAATGTTTTAACTCTTTTGGGTTTAATTATCATGCTCAATAATGCATGTTAAGATGCTTCGCTGTAGACCTGTTTCAAATTTATCTGATCATGCATCAGAAATAAGaagtctgttaaaaaaaaaaaagcaataatttTGTTGAGCAGTTCTTTTACCGATAAAGAAGCATAATCTAAGAAATTCTCATTAAAAGTCTGGCAAGATATTTATCaccctttgtctctctctgcattccTTGATGTGTTTCATGATTTTCAATGGTTGAAGAGTTCAACTCAGCAAGGTGAAATATTTACACTTGTTTGAATAATTTCTCATTTGGCGCAAATTACATccttttttgttacttttggttACTAATTATAATCTGGTCAGATAATTGATATGTCTCAGAATGTATTCAAATTTAATCAGAAAGTCTCTTTTAacacttttatcttttatcaaTATATTTCACGTCACTGAGCAATAACCATAAACTGAGATTATATTAAATCGTCTTTAACCCCTAcaatcacatacatacatgaaaGGTCTGGAGGTAGGGTTAAGCACATCTTTCTCTACAGATTTATTTAAGGGCATTTAATTTAGGCCTCTATCCTCAACTATTTCAAATCAGGTTTGTTCTAATTGACAGACGTAGGAAGACAGACAAGAGCACCCCACATTTTTAATGTCAAGTTGCCGCATCCGTCGTTAAGATTGAATTTCAGCACAGAACAAAGGAAAAATGGCTCCAGAACACACtataatattaacaatataaACCTTGATTTCTTGAAATAGTTTGAGGTCTTACCTTAATTTTTATTAAGTACAGAGTCCTTTGTGCTGCTACAGGAGGCCAAAATCTTTCCTCATCCTGTGCTTCACTTCATCGAAATCAAGAGAGCAAGGATGCAAAAGCTGTAGAGGGCGGAAGACATCTAAAGAGAAACCTGCACTTCAGAAAGTTGTAGGCCAATGCAAGCCCCAGCTCTCTCGTGGGTTTGCATTTTCTTGCAAACTAGGTCTGGTGTTTTGTACACAGCATAGTGTTTACGTGAGACTCCAGGAATCCTCTGAGCAGTGGCTTAAAATGACTTATTTACAAATATCCGAAACTGCATCTATAACAATGTGTGGAGTCGTCATGTATTCTGTGCCGAATCGTCATCAATTTTTAATCTGATGTTAAAATCATAAGATGGAAAAACCAACTAGAGAAGTGAGAGTAGGTGTGCTGCAGCAGTAAAACCATGaattcacacagaaaaaggaagaatGACAGAAAGACAATTCTTTATTTGTCACAGCAGAAGTAACAAAGGATTtgtttgcaaaataaaaacagaataaaacaaaaaaatcacccaGATATCACCCTCACCaaacttttaacaaaaaaacCAAGTTGatttggtgttgttttttttatttcctttttgttaCACACATTTGAGCTGTTATTTACTGTTTGATTTACtaatatttcctctttttgaGGATGTTGAACTGTTTTTACTTCCTCGTTGgaacaggcagaggaggaggttgtTCCCGGCTCAAGCTGCAACCGTTCCAGTAAAAGAAGAAGGGGCTGGAAGCTATAATTTGACAGGGAGGGGCAGTGACTACTGATGGCAGTAGAAATCAATAATCAGGACATAGATTAATGGTGACAGTTAAACCTAATAATAAAGAGTGAATGGACTTGGGGGCTTGTTCCATGAAGCAGGTTTTCTGAAATATCTGAATACATTTGCTGAGCAGAACCTGGAACGAGTTCTTTAACAGATCTTGGATGGTTCTCAGTTTTGCTCAGCAAAATTGTCCTGGTAAATAAGTGAATCTGCTCTTTGAACAGGTCCATGGTTTGTGATCAGTGGATGGACAACCCCCACCCTGACCCCAACACCTCATCTGTACATCTGCAccaatttattttattgtgtataTACGCAATCTGAGAGacttatttacacatttgtCAGTTGTGAAAGCGTGCCGGGGCATTTGTAAGAGCTTGGTGGAGTGTGACTATGAATGttgacttgtgtgtttgtggtatCATCCACATTTCTTCTCCTTCACCCCGAGTGTTAAATCTCCTTTGTCTCATTCAGCCACTCTCCGATAGAAGTAGAGGTATCCCAGGTCTTTGGGAGGTTTCTCTGAAGCACACACCTTCTGATCATTGAAGATAACCCacctgagaaacacagagaggataCATAGTTCACAAAGAGTTGAGTGATAACACCTGCTATTACCAAACAACTAACAGCATAACATAATAGACCATAATGGTACTTTCCAGTGTTTAAAGAAGGATCCACTCGTACAGATGTAAACAGTTCTATCATCCAAATATAAAGTAAAACTGGTGTCTTCTTCCAAAGTGGATATAAACCACTTAAACCTCAGTTCTATGACTGGTTAATACTTTACACTGTGTGCACATCAGCAGCTGTGGAAAGGTTCACTGTTCAGACCAGACCTGGAGTATGGTGCCCCCTGCTGAGGCACCATAAAATCAGCTACTCCATTACATGTCAGAATCATAAAAACCATTTCAAGCATATAATTTGTTATCCTGAGACTGGTTTATATTttggaagacaaaaaaaaaatctgaacacacaaaaaccacTCACTGCTGATCTTTCTTGATGTGACAGACATAGTGGCCGCACATTGTGCTTGTCCCCATGTGACTGATGAATGCAAACAACTCGTATTCTGGATAAAGGAGAGAAAATTTGTTCAATTATAATtacaaaatacatatattataaaatatgaaataaaaatttgaTGAATTGAAGACCATAGGATTTTAAACAGAAGAAG
The window above is part of the Lates calcarifer isolate ASB-BC8 linkage group LG15, TLL_Latcal_v3, whole genome shotgun sequence genome. Proteins encoded here:
- the LOC108880658 gene encoding uncharacterized protein LOC108880658, yielding MKIIVCLWFVLGALSAAGKVIFTTVGQRATLECGAVSFKNSLEWRQGDDRIVFVDKKGFPRHGKAAVQTRSKRRGDTDLDIFPVRKEDAGTFTCTADGNPQVHTLLVGSVSVSPPAELKVGSNATLLCEIEGLNPDSVKTVQWIGVDKNVRSRTAQLENVALTDAGTWKCQFSHGGETFSTQLEIKVTEPATKTTPAPKQSSKVNGKKINSTICAQPSCADSGVAHWWMWVAIGAGCLVVVLLMVSVIVLYKRIRRRKRNLHLMKNGRQAQRPRQYCQCNHQTAAAKPQQGRQKGRPSALPLQPLLKE